TATTGAAGTGATTGATGCCGACGGAAAATTTGTTCTTCCCGCTTTTTGTGATTCGCATACGCATCTCGTTTTTGCTGCTACACGTGAAAGTGAATTTGTTGACCGCATCAACGGGTTAACCTATGAAGAAATTGGAAAAAAGGGAGGTGGAATTTTGAATTCTGCACGCAAACTTGCTCAGATGTCCGAAGATGAATTAATTCAATCTGCGCTGAAGAGACTTGACTTGATCAAAAGTTTTGGCACCGGTGCAGTAGAGATTAAAAGCGGATATGGATTATCAGTTGAAGCTGAATTGAAAATGTTGCGGGTGATTCGTGAATTGAAAAAAGTTTCTGAGCTCACCATCAAGTCAACTTTCCTTGGTGCGCATGCTTTTCCGCAAGAGTATAAACAGAATCAGCAAGCGTATGTTGATCTGATTGTAAATGAAATGCTGCCACAAATTCAAAAAGAAAATCTTGCGGATTATATAGATGTATTTTGTGAGCGAAATTATTTCACGCCTGAACAACTTGATCAAATTCTTACTGAAGGCGGTAAAGCGGGTCTTCGCCCAAAAATTCACGTGAATCAATTTTCTGTATTGGGAGGTGTAGAAATTGGCGTGAAACATGGAGCTGTTTCGGTTGATCATTTAGAAGAGTTAGATGAGCATGATATCATAGCTTTGGACGCTTCAAACACTATTGCAACGGCTCTTCCGGGTTGTTCATTCTTTTTGGGTATTCCATATTCTCCGGTGAGAAAAATGCTCAACAATAATTTAGCTATTGCGCTGGCAAGTGATTTTAATCCGGGCTCAACTCCAAGTGGGAACATGCAGTTCATTCATTCTTTAGCTTGCATTCAAATGAAATTGACTCCGGCTGAGGCATTCAACGCAACTACCATTAATGGTGCGTATGCGATGGATATTGCCGATCAATTGGGTTCAATTACCTTGGGTAAAAAAGCAAATATCATCATCACCAAAGAAATTCCATCGCTTGATTATCTTCCATATGCTTATGGTGAAAATAAAGTGGAGCGAACAATTTTATTTCGCTGATGTTACTAGTTGACACCACCTCATGGTGTGATTAGAAATGTATTCGCATTATGCATTCATCAGAAACTGTCTTAATATCTGGCGCAAGTGGGTTGATTGGAAGATTTCTTTCCAGATCACTAAAGGATAAAGGATATCAAGTTATTCAATTGGTAAGAAATAAATCTGCGCAATCAAGTTTTGACCAAATCACCTATCACGAATTGAATGGTGACGAAAAGAAAAATCTACTGCGCGTTGATCATATCATTCATCTGGCAGGTGCAAGTATTGGAGAAGGTAGATGGACAAAAAAGCGGAAAAGAGAACTGCGTGACAGCAGAATTGAAACTGCAAAATTCTTATTTGAAAAATTTTCAGACCAAGATTTGAAAACATGGATTACTGCATCTGGGGTCGCATGGTATGGCAATGAAACATCTGAAAAAGTATTCAAAGAAGATGATGCTGCTGGAGATGATTTTTTAGCCGGGTTGACGGTTGAGTGGGAAAAAGCGGCAAATGTATTTTCAACAAAAAATGTGCGCGTTGCAGCGGTTCGAACCGGAGTGGTATTGGCCCCACAAGCTGAGGTATTAAAAAAAATGCTGACACCGTTTAAATGGAATTTTGGTGCAGTGCTTGGTAAAGGCACACAATTTTTTCCATGGATTCATATAGAAGATTTGTGCAATGTGTACTTAACCTTACTTGAAAATAAATCGCTTTCCGGTTCTTTTAACGCCGTGGCTCCACAATTTATTTCCAATGCTCAACTTACTAAAGACATTGCCTTGGTATTAAAAAAGAAAGTATGGTTGCCTGCTGTTCCCGGATGGATACTGAAATTAATTTTGGGTGAGATGAGTTCACTTGTATTAACAGGCAATAAAATTTCATCGGATAAAATACAAAAAACGGGTTATGTTTTCAAACACACAGATTTCAAAGCGGCTTTGAGAACTTGTGTTGGAGATTGATAAAAAAAATCCCCCGTTCTGAAAACGGAGGATTTCCTGAATTTTGTATTAATTAATCAGGCTTAGTTTTTCTCTTCAGTAAAAGGAAGAACAGAAACAAATGAACGGTTATTTCTTTTCTTTCTGAATTCTACAATACCATCAATCAAAGCGAAAAGGGTATGGTCTTTACCAATCCCTACATTATCACCTGGGTGATGTTGTGTTCCACGTTGGCGAACAATGATGTTGCCAGCTATAGCGGCCTGGCCGCCGAATATTTTTACTCCGAGTCTCTTTGATTCAGACTCACGTCC
This genomic stretch from Crocinitomicaceae bacterium harbors:
- a CDS encoding imidazolonepropionase — protein: MKNILIKNIKGLAGILEGNTSALRGDALGQLNVLENAYLAVDNGLIADYGKMEDLAGLANWNNIEVIDADGKFVLPAFCDSHTHLVFAATRESEFVDRINGLTYEEIGKKGGGILNSARKLAQMSEDELIQSALKRLDLIKSFGTGAVEIKSGYGLSVEAELKMLRVIRELKKVSELTIKSTFLGAHAFPQEYKQNQQAYVDLIVNEMLPQIQKENLADYIDVFCERNYFTPEQLDQILTEGGKAGLRPKIHVNQFSVLGGVEIGVKHGAVSVDHLEELDEHDIIALDASNTIATALPGCSFFLGIPYSPVRKMLNNNLAIALASDFNPGSTPSGNMQFIHSLACIQMKLTPAEAFNATTINGAYAMDIADQLGSITLGKKANIIITKEIPSLDYLPYAYGENKVERTILFR
- a CDS encoding TIGR01777 family protein: MHSSETVLISGASGLIGRFLSRSLKDKGYQVIQLVRNKSAQSSFDQITYHELNGDEKKNLLRVDHIIHLAGASIGEGRWTKKRKRELRDSRIETAKFLFEKFSDQDLKTWITASGVAWYGNETSEKVFKEDDAAGDDFLAGLTVEWEKAANVFSTKNVRVAAVRTGVVLAPQAEVLKKMLTPFKWNFGAVLGKGTQFFPWIHIEDLCNVYLTLLENKSLSGSFNAVAPQFISNAQLTKDIALVLKKKVWLPAVPGWILKLILGEMSSLVLTGNKISSDKIQKTGYVFKHTDFKAALRTCVGD
- the rpmA gene encoding 50S ribosomal protein L27, which codes for MAHKKGVGSSANGRESESKRLGVKIFGGQAAIAGNIIVRQRGTQHHPGDNVGIGKDHTLFALIDGIVEFRKKRNNRSFVSVLPFTEEKN